The window TAATAAAAAGTGTTGCAATAAACCCTAACTTAACGAAGGCTTGTTGTGTTcgttgaaactgttttagagaagTCTTGAACTTGGAGGTCATTTTAGAGGATGTGGTCTGAGGTGCCATTGAACTATATTGCATTACACAGACATGCATTCCTGTTATTGAACCTATAAGAGCTTAACAGCCTATTACATGCAGTGCTTCACATTTTTTGTACGAGCTACTGtatatcaaaaataaagactgattTCATTAAAAGGATCAAAAGACAACTAGAGACACATTTGTTGAAGAGGCTGTGATTATTGCAGACTGACATTAATCCAGTGAAAAACTGATTACACTTAATGTACTGGTTCTGTTGAAGGTCCATTTAGTCTTTATTCATTGTATAAGAGCTTATGCATGGCTCATCCGTGTGCAGAGGTTAATAGAAGGATTGAAAGACACTCCCTCATCTTTAAAGTTTAAAGCTGAGAAGTTTTAAAACCTGTGAAAACAtagtgtgagagaggagacatcTGCGACTTGAGGTGTTTTTATTGGCTGAAGATCTGATATGCACAACCTATAAAATCTAATGCACTGGTTCCTGTTTCAGAGCAATGGAGAGAACtccacactgctgcagttttgTTTCACTGGTTGCTTTGGTCTTCCTCATCTTATTTCCTGTGAGGTCTTGGAGTAAAGAGGAAACCTACAAGTCACTGACAGAGGTACAGTGCGACAGACCCGGCTACAATTTTATGTTACTATGACACGTCAGTTACACCTGCATTTCTAGGCCTTACCCACCAGCTCACAATAGCAGATTTTAACAGTTGtacagacagcagctgaaatgGACAGTGATTTGCTAAAGTCTACAAATGATTTTTCTCCCTTCATCTTGTCTTTCAGGTTAAACCAGAGTGCTGTGTTGGTGAACACGCAGAGTCGAAGAGATTTGATGACTTCGATGACGACACCTTTGTGGGTCTAATGGGAAGGAGAAGTGCAGCTCAACCAAACAGTGAGCTATTATTTGCAGTGAACGTCTATAAAACGCCCATAACTCTTTCACTGACACTCATTTAACACGTAACTCCTCTTGCAGGTCACAGATTCTCCCCAATGTCAAGAAAAAGTAAGAACTTGAAGATGAATTCAATGATGAACCTCCAACCGATGGttttatggtataaaaataaatgctcTGTTCATTTTACGCAGGACACATGGACCACATCCTAGCTGATCTGCTGGGGAGGAGAAGTGAGTGACTTCAGCCACACTGAGAGCAGCTCAAACAGCAATTCATATGAAAGTCTACTGATTCATTTGACACTATTTCACTGTGTATTCTGTGGCTAACTTAGATTTTTTAAAGATAACAATATTCACTGATATTTagattttacaaaaacatataaCAACTCCTATACAGTTTACAGTTGGAAAATATCGAATCAAGGTTTTAGGAGGAAGCAGACAAACCATGGTGGCACCCTAATTGTAAACCTGTGTATAACactaatgtatgtaaatgagagatttcttCTGATTAGAAGGAATAATAGAGTTTAATTTAAATCCTGAGCTAGCAAGAAATTTGCAGGGCAACTGTCGACTGTGAACAACCTGAACATCACTGCCATCACTATCAGTGTAGACATGTTCAGTTGAACTCCCACAGCCATCACAATAAAGGCATATTCACATTAGAGCAGAAAAAGAAGGATCTTGGCTGAACTTTAGCTGCTCCCCTGCTCTGCAGCAGAGCGGGCACAACACACTATTCAATGATAATATCAGTCGGGCCAATTTATCAGCCTCATATAAATACGCTAGTTGGTCAACTTTCAAGTACTGAACATCAAAGAGCTGTCGTAAAGGGCTTCTGCTGTAGTGATTGTAATAAGTAGTTCTTGACTGCATAGTGATGCAGCGCCGGTAAATTTGAaccagtttttttctttgtgcacaACAGGAACGGCTTGCCCGTGTACAAAGGAGTATTTTCAGCAAAGGAGAGGCTGATTCATCAATCATCAGGCAGAGGTAAGAAAACCAGACCTGCATCCTCGCTgcaattcattttcattcctgACATAAGCTTGTTCTTTCTACTCAGGTTCTAATGGTTTCTGTAATGGAGATGTCACACCGCCCCCCCCCTCACAACACAGACTGCAACTCCTTCAGTCCGTCAAGTGAGGGCATGTATTAAAGCTGTTTAACCACAGCCATATTAACCATGCATGAATGCTTTTCTACCATCACAGGACATTGTTCTGACGTAACCCTGTAATATCATGTAAACAATGTAAAGCAAAACAAGATGTAcaataaaatatgcatttatttatagtGATTAAAGTACCGTTCACAGAAAACAATCCTGCACACTGATCACATGtgctcacacactcacgcaaACTCATTTACACATTAAACAGTATTGACTCAATTCATATGTCAATACcaacataaatacatttgaaatataaatacaatactGTACACCTTTCTCTTT is drawn from Seriola aureovittata isolate HTS-2021-v1 ecotype China chromosome 2, ASM2101889v1, whole genome shotgun sequence and contains these coding sequences:
- the tac3b gene encoding tachykinin-3b, which produces MERTPHCCSFVSLVALVFLILFPVRSWSKEETYKSLTEVKPECCVGEHAESKRFDDFDDDTFVGLMGRRSAAQPNSHRFSPMSRKRHMDHILADLLGRRRTACPCTKEYFQQRRG